In Calothrix sp. PCC 7507, one DNA window encodes the following:
- a CDS encoding AAA family ATPase, whose amino-acid sequence MVSTLVSIPGYRIYDLLYNGSRTLVYRGYRETDSLPVVMKLLKNPYPSFSEILSFRNQYTIAKNLNSPLIVQTYSLEPYQNGYALVMEDFGGISLKNYFTSPEMPYIASGEEFLQIAIALCNTLDILYRERIIHKDIKPANILINPETKQVKLIDFSIASLLPRETQTLINLNVLEGTLAYISPEQTGRMNRGIDYRTDFYSLGVTFYQLLTGVLPFQSNVPMELVHSHIAKPAPLVHEINPQIPSVISEIVSKLMAKNAEDRYQSALGLKFDLENCLHQLQVDGVIRNFEIAQRDVCDRFLLREKLYGREQEVKALLDAFGRVANGAVELMLVAGFSGIGKTAVVNEVHKPIVRWNGYFIKGKYDQFNRNIPLSAFVQAFRDLMAQLLSQSDTQLEQWRNKILSALGESGQVMIEVIPELERIIGKQPPAPELSGSAAQNRFNMVFVKFIQVFTTPEHPLVVFLDDLQWADSASLNLMMLLMGETLRGYLFIIGAYRDNEVFAAHPLMLNLEEIEKVATVNTLTLTNLSQPDVNSLIADSLTCSTEVALPLTELVYQKAKGNPFFTTQFLKALHEDGRITFDWHTGFWQCDVAQVRSLALTDDVVEFMAVQLLKLPIQTQAVLKLAACIGNQFDLSTLAIVCEQSETETATHLWKALQEGLVIPQSEVYKFYQTTELGTSNVKPNNHNCAYKFLHDRVQQAAYSLIPQNQKQATHLKIGQLLLHNTSSAAIEANIFEIVNQLNEGIGLIIQQSEKPEIAQLNLIAGRKAKAATAYKAAVKYFALGIDLLPENSWECHYSLAFGLYRERAECEYLTGNLNDAENLFDLALINAQDKFEKAEIYAIKMYLKMTKGENIQAGFEAGLQGLSIMGMELPLTIEEQQTAIKTELEELKIKLETVYPADLFALPEMTDPVKKVCMSLLADLWAAAYMGGHQYLSYLSLLLMINTSLKYGNADGSGFAYCLYGMSLANQGDYQTAYKFGKLALKLDRHLKSAKFIYKTNNIFAHTINPYNQHLKTNLPLSRQSFQTSGEAGDVVFGVWAVSFLIWAMLVKGDRLADIYAETEKYLSYVQQVNDVNMLYAFTLQRQFLLNLQDFSQNTDLLDEPNDQNPAYIEVWRQKKNFEHGINWYCFLKLQLLYLYGRFADAVKAAEEAKKTLAANAGFFPIIQYYFYYPLSLTALYSAATSEEKKQYWNVLEQHQQIVKNWADNCPENFLHRYLLLSAEMAQLSSRCMEAIDYYDRAIAQAKENDYIQEEALANELASKFYLNWGKERIAQEYMTQAYYGYARWGAKAKVADLEKRYPQLLAHILQQIPSPLSANETIFVLGSVTSTSCATSSSNNVSVALDLATILKASQTLSGEIELEKLLSALLHIVIENAGADKCVFMLLESDRLLIQASAQLSQNAVDFYPMLLNPQCVEDSPDVPIGLINVVKRSLQPAVIIDGRVDRQLINDPYIQQQQPKSILCSPILHQGKLLGILYLENNLATGAFTNERVELLNLLCAQAAISLENARLYSLSLENAQQLERSLDELSAAQSCLQASQQRLQLLVQQTPLAFIEWDTNLLVTHWNPAAERIFGYTKQEALGRQFQFIIPETIQPQMEEVGINLLSQQGGNYSVNENITKDGRTIICAWYNNPLVNADGELIGVASLTDDITGRKKAELALQQKSQDLQQALQDLQQAQLQMVQSEKMSALGNLVAGVAHEMNNPLGFIAASIKQTKPTIADITEHLKLYQETFPNPSEEIQVHAEEIDLDYTLEDLPKMIDSMSMACDRLKNISTSLRTFSRADRDYKVPFNIHQGIDSTILILKHRLKTNEQRAAIEVVTNYGELPQVECFPGQLNQVFMNILANAIDALEESNTGRSFEEIKANPNRIKIKTSVENESVKIAISDNGKGMSEQVKSKIFDHLFTTKTVGKGTGLGLAIARQIVEETHGGKLSFNSVIGEGTEFIIEIPV is encoded by the coding sequence ATGGTTAGCACTCTTGTTAGTATTCCCGGATATCGCATCTATGATTTACTCTACAATGGTTCGAGAACCCTAGTTTATCGGGGGTATCGAGAGACTGACTCATTACCAGTAGTGATGAAGCTGCTGAAAAATCCTTATCCGAGTTTCAGCGAGATCTTGTCGTTTCGCAATCAGTACACCATCGCTAAAAATCTTAACTCACCGCTAATCGTCCAAACCTACAGTCTGGAACCTTATCAAAATGGCTATGCGCTGGTGATGGAAGACTTTGGGGGGATTTCTCTCAAAAATTATTTCACCTCACCAGAGATGCCATATATCGCGTCTGGTGAAGAGTTTTTACAAATAGCGATCGCACTTTGCAACACCTTAGATATACTATATCGAGAGCGAATTATTCATAAAGATATTAAACCAGCGAATATTTTAATTAATCCCGAAACCAAACAAGTAAAATTAATCGACTTTAGTATTGCATCTTTACTACCACGGGAAACGCAGACACTAATCAATCTCAATGTATTAGAAGGTACACTTGCTTATATTTCCCCAGAACAAACAGGAAGAATGAATCGGGGGATTGACTACCGCACAGATTTCTATTCTTTGGGTGTGACATTCTACCAATTACTGACTGGAGTTTTACCATTTCAATCAAATGTTCCGATGGAGTTGGTACATTCTCATATTGCAAAACCAGCGCCTTTAGTACATGAAATTAACCCACAAATCCCGTCTGTAATCTCAGAGATTGTCAGTAAATTGATGGCAAAAAATGCTGAAGATAGATATCAGAGTGCGTTAGGACTGAAATTTGATTTAGAAAATTGTTTACATCAGCTACAAGTTGATGGTGTAATAAGAAATTTTGAAATTGCACAGAGGGATGTGTGCGATCGCTTTCTCCTCAGAGAAAAACTCTACGGACGGGAGCAGGAAGTAAAAGCCTTGCTAGACGCATTTGGGCGGGTTGCCAATGGAGCAGTGGAGTTGATGCTGGTGGCGGGTTTCTCTGGCATTGGCAAAACTGCAGTGGTGAACGAAGTGCATAAGCCCATCGTCCGGTGGAACGGGTACTTCATCAAAGGGAAATATGACCAGTTCAATCGCAATATTCCCCTGTCTGCCTTTGTGCAAGCTTTCCGCGACTTGATGGCACAGCTACTCAGCCAAAGCGATACTCAACTGGAGCAGTGGCGAAACAAAATTCTGTCTGCTTTGGGTGAAAGTGGACAGGTGATGATTGAAGTGATTCCAGAATTAGAACGGATTATTGGCAAGCAACCACCTGCACCAGAATTATCGGGTAGTGCTGCACAGAACCGCTTCAATATGGTCTTTGTGAAGTTTATTCAGGTGTTTACTACACCAGAACATCCGTTGGTGGTGTTCCTCGACGATTTACAGTGGGCAGATTCAGCATCTCTCAATTTGATGATGCTGTTGATGGGTGAAACCTTGAGGGGCTATCTATTCATTATTGGCGCATACCGTGATAACGAAGTGTTTGCGGCTCATCCGTTAATGCTGAACCTAGAAGAGATTGAGAAGGTGGCGACGGTTAACACTCTCACCCTGACGAACTTGAGCCAACCCGATGTCAACAGTTTAATTGCAGACTCATTGACTTGCTCAACAGAAGTTGCCCTGCCGTTAACTGAGCTAGTCTATCAAAAAGCTAAAGGCAATCCGTTTTTTACAACCCAGTTTCTCAAGGCATTACATGAAGACGGACGAATTACCTTTGATTGGCATACAGGGTTTTGGCAGTGTGATGTGGCACAAGTGCGATCGCTGGCTCTCACCGATGATGTGGTGGAATTTATGGCGGTGCAACTTTTAAAACTGCCCATCCAGACGCAAGCGGTATTGAAATTGGCAGCCTGTATTGGCAATCAGTTTGATTTAAGTACATTGGCGATCGTCTGCGAACAATCAGAAACAGAAACTGCCACGCACTTGTGGAAAGCATTGCAAGAAGGTTTAGTGATTCCCCAAAGCGAGGTATACAAGTTTTACCAGACCACCGAACTGGGAACATCGAACGTCAAACCTAATAATCACAACTGTGCTTACAAGTTTCTGCACGATCGCGTCCAACAAGCTGCTTACTCGCTAATACCTCAAAATCAGAAACAGGCAACTCACCTCAAGATTGGACAATTGCTGCTACACAACACATCGTCTGCAGCAATTGAAGCCAACATTTTTGAGATTGTCAATCAATTAAATGAAGGAATTGGTCTGATCATTCAGCAGTCAGAAAAACCTGAAATAGCTCAACTCAATCTGATTGCTGGTAGAAAAGCTAAGGCTGCTACTGCTTATAAAGCAGCCGTGAAATACTTTGCTTTAGGCATAGATTTGCTGCCAGAAAATAGCTGGGAGTGCCATTACAGTCTTGCCTTTGGATTATATCGAGAGCGGGCAGAATGTGAATACTTGACTGGTAATTTAAATGATGCAGAAAATCTGTTTGACTTGGCATTAATTAATGCTCAAGACAAGTTTGAAAAGGCAGAAATTTATGCTATCAAAATGTATTTAAAAATGACCAAAGGGGAGAATATTCAAGCTGGTTTTGAAGCTGGACTGCAAGGTTTGAGCATTATGGGTATGGAACTACCACTCACCATTGAAGAACAGCAAACCGCCATCAAAACCGAACTGGAAGAGTTAAAAATTAAACTTGAAACCGTTTATCCAGCAGATTTGTTTGCTCTACCTGAGATGACAGATCCTGTTAAAAAGGTCTGTATGAGTCTCTTAGCCGATCTTTGGGCGGCGGCATATATGGGAGGGCATCAATACCTCTCTTATCTAAGCTTGCTATTAATGATTAATACCTCATTGAAATATGGCAATGCGGATGGCTCTGGTTTTGCTTACTGTCTTTATGGGATGAGTCTAGCGAATCAAGGAGATTATCAAACAGCTTATAAATTCGGAAAATTAGCCCTAAAACTCGATCGCCATCTCAAAAGCGCCAAATTTATTTATAAGACTAATAATATCTTTGCACACACAATTAATCCCTATAATCAGCATTTAAAAACGAATTTACCCCTGTCTAGGCAATCATTCCAAACCAGTGGAGAAGCGGGAGATGTGGTGTTTGGTGTTTGGGCCGTTTCGTTTCTGATTTGGGCGATGTTAGTAAAAGGCGATCGCCTAGCCGATATCTATGCAGAAACTGAGAAATATCTGAGTTATGTGCAGCAAGTAAACGATGTCAATATGCTGTATGCGTTTACATTACAGCGGCAGTTCTTACTGAATCTGCAAGACTTTTCTCAAAACACTGATTTATTGGATGAACCTAATGATCAAAATCCTGCTTATATAGAAGTTTGGAGACAAAAGAAAAATTTTGAGCATGGAATTAATTGGTACTGCTTTCTCAAGCTACAGCTATTATACCTTTATGGTCGCTTTGCCGATGCCGTCAAAGCAGCAGAAGAAGCCAAGAAAACCCTAGCTGCCAATGCTGGTTTTTTCCCCATTATTCAATACTATTTTTATTATCCACTCAGTTTGACAGCACTCTATTCTGCTGCTACATCAGAGGAGAAAAAGCAATATTGGAACGTTCTAGAACAGCATCAGCAAATTGTCAAAAATTGGGCAGATAATTGTCCAGAAAACTTTCTGCATCGATATCTATTGCTATCTGCTGAAATGGCACAACTTTCTAGCAGGTGCATGGAAGCAATAGACTATTACGATCGCGCCATCGCCCAAGCCAAAGAAAACGATTATATCCAGGAAGAAGCGTTGGCCAATGAACTGGCATCTAAATTTTACCTCAACTGGGGCAAAGAACGAATTGCTCAGGAATACATGACCCAAGCCTACTATGGCTATGCTCGTTGGGGCGCTAAAGCCAAAGTCGCCGACCTAGAAAAACGCTATCCCCAACTGCTTGCTCACATCCTCCAGCAAATTCCTTCTCCCCTTTCCGCTAACGAAACTATCTTTGTCTTGGGGAGTGTCACCTCAACTAGTTGTGCCACTTCCAGCAGTAATAACGTCTCTGTTGCTTTAGATTTAGCTACCATTCTCAAAGCTTCCCAAACCCTTTCTGGCGAAATCGAACTCGAAAAACTGCTCTCGGCTTTGTTACATATCGTCATTGAAAATGCCGGAGCTGATAAGTGTGTGTTCATGCTTTTGGAGTCAGATCGTTTGCTGATTCAGGCTTCAGCACAGCTTTCCCAGAATGCCGTTGATTTTTACCCAATGTTGCTAAACCCACAGTGTGTTGAAGACTCACCTGATGTGCCAATTGGCTTAATTAATGTCGTCAAACGTAGCTTACAACCAGCAGTGATTATTGATGGTAGAGTAGATCGGCAATTAATTAATGACCCCTACATTCAGCAACAGCAGCCCAAGAGCATCTTATGCAGCCCAATTTTACATCAGGGTAAGTTACTTGGCATATTGTACTTAGAAAACAATTTAGCAACAGGGGCGTTTACCAATGAACGTGTCGAACTCCTCAACTTGCTTTGCGCCCAAGCCGCGATTTCTCTGGAAAATGCCCGACTTTACTCGCTTTCGCTAGAAAATGCCCAACAGCTAGAGCGATCGCTGGATGAGTTGAGTGCCGCACAGTCTTGCTTGCAAGCATCCCAACAACGACTCCAGCTATTAGTTCAACAAACTCCACTGGCGTTCATCGAGTGGGATACCAATCTTCTAGTTACTCACTGGAACCCAGCCGCAGAAAGAATATTTGGCTACACAAAACAGGAAGCTTTAGGTCGTCAATTCCAATTCATCATTCCGGAAACAATTCAACCACAAATGGAGGAAGTTGGTATCAATCTTTTATCGCAGCAGGGCGGTAATTACAGTGTCAATGAAAATATCACAAAAGATGGCAGAACTATTATTTGTGCTTGGTATAACAATCCACTTGTGAATGCAGATGGTGAGTTAATTGGAGTTGCTTCCCTCACAGATGATATTACTGGGCGCAAAAAAGCTGAACTTGCTTTGCAGCAAAAATCTCAAGACTTACAACAAGCATTGCAAGACTTACAACAGGCACAATTACAAATGGTGCAAAGTGAAAAGATGTCTGCGTTGGGTAATTTAGTTGCTGGTGTGGCTCATGAAATGAATAATCCTTTGGGCTTTATTGCTGCCAGTATCAAACAAACTAAACCTACTATTGCTGATATTACCGAACACCTCAAACTATATCAAGAAACTTTCCCAAATCCGAGTGAAGAAATTCAAGTTCATGCAGAGGAAATAGATTTAGATTATACCTTAGAAGACTTGCCCAAGATGATTGATTCCATGTCTATGGCGTGCGACAGACTCAAAAATATCAGCACCAGTTTAAGAACTTTCTCCCGTGCTGATCGAGATTACAAAGTCCCTTTCAATATCCATCAAGGTATCGATAGCACAATTTTAATTTTGAAACATCGCCTCAAGACAAATGAACAACGTGCTGCTATTGAAGTTGTGACAAATTACGGTGAATTGCCTCAAGTTGAATGTTTTCCTGGACAATTAAATCAGGTATTTATGAATATATTAGCCAACGCTATTGATGCTTTAGAAGAATCAAATACTGGACGCAGTTTTGAGGAAATCAAAGCTAATCCTAACCGAATCAAAATTAAAACCTCAGTAGAAAATGAAAGCGTGAAAATTGCGATCTCTGATAATGGAAAGGGGATGAGTGAACAAGTCAAATCAAAAATATTTGACCATTTATTTACTACAAAAACTGTCGGAAAAGGTACGGGATTGGGGTTAGCGATCGCTCGTCAAATTGTGGAAGAAACCCACGGTGGAAAATTGAGTTTTAACTCTGTTATAGGTGAGGGTAC